Proteins from one Niallia circulans genomic window:
- the gntK gene encoding gluconokinase, which produces MFKDSFYLGVDIGTTSTKAVLFGEAGKVISMHHVEYPLYSPAPAIAEQDPDEILSAAKEAIKTALSKGKVELKKLKLVSFSAAMHSLIAIDDKNKPLTKCITWADSRSAAWADKIKNELNGLEIYKRTGTPIHPMSPLAKIAWLRTDHPEIFAKTAKFIGIKEYIFHHFFGEYIVDYSIASATGLFNLEQLDWDKEALEIAGITPEQLPEPVPTTHSITGLKEELCAELGLAADIPFIVGANDGVLSNLGVNAIDPGVVAVTIGTSGAIRTVTDKPVTDPKGRTFCYCLTENHWVVGGPVNNGGMTFRWVRDELASSEVETAKRLGIDPYEVLTKIASRVLPGADGLLFHPYLAGERAPLWNSNARGSFFGLGLHHKKEHMVRAVLEGVILNLYTVMLALQEVIGEPKQIQATGGFARSELWRQMMADIFNQEVTVPESFESSCLGAVVLGMYGLGEINDFSIMKELVGSTHAHKPIQENVEIYEDLTPIFIRISRLLDNEYEYIADFQRKWVK; this is translated from the coding sequence ATGTTTAAGGATTCCTTCTATTTAGGCGTTGATATTGGAACAACTAGCACAAAAGCTGTTTTGTTTGGAGAAGCAGGCAAAGTAATCAGCATGCATCATGTTGAGTACCCTTTATACAGCCCAGCTCCTGCCATTGCCGAACAAGACCCTGATGAAATACTTTCTGCTGCGAAAGAAGCAATTAAAACAGCACTGTCAAAAGGCAAGGTAGAGCTAAAGAAATTAAAGCTTGTTTCCTTTAGTGCAGCAATGCATAGCCTTATTGCTATTGATGACAAAAACAAACCACTGACAAAATGTATCACTTGGGCTGACAGCCGTTCAGCAGCATGGGCTGACAAAATTAAAAACGAGTTGAATGGACTGGAAATATACAAGCGTACAGGCACACCAATTCATCCAATGTCTCCCCTTGCGAAAATTGCTTGGCTCCGGACTGATCACCCAGAAATATTTGCTAAAACAGCCAAATTCATTGGGATTAAGGAATATATCTTCCATCATTTCTTTGGTGAATACATTGTCGATTATTCCATTGCCTCTGCTACAGGTCTATTTAATCTTGAACAGCTTGATTGGGACAAGGAAGCGCTTGAAATAGCTGGAATAACGCCAGAACAGCTGCCTGAGCCTGTACCGACAACTCATTCCATCACTGGTTTAAAGGAAGAGCTTTGTGCGGAGCTTGGCCTTGCTGCAGATATACCGTTCATCGTTGGCGCAAATGATGGTGTTCTTTCCAATCTTGGTGTTAATGCGATTGATCCCGGTGTTGTAGCTGTTACAATCGGTACAAGCGGCGCAATCCGCACCGTTACAGATAAGCCTGTAACAGATCCTAAAGGGCGGACTTTCTGCTACTGCCTCACAGAAAATCATTGGGTAGTCGGCGGTCCTGTCAACAATGGTGGAATGACGTTCAGATGGGTGCGGGATGAGCTTGCTTCCTCAGAAGTGGAAACAGCTAAGCGGTTAGGAATTGACCCTTATGAGGTGTTGACGAAGATTGCTTCACGGGTTCTTCCAGGAGCTGACGGACTTCTGTTTCACCCATATTTAGCTGGTGAAAGAGCACCACTTTGGAATTCAAATGCTCGTGGCTCCTTCTTCGGGCTTGGACTGCACCATAAGAAAGAGCATATGGTCAGAGCCGTGCTAGAAGGCGTTATCTTGAATCTATATACGGTAATGCTTGCATTGCAGGAAGTAATTGGCGAACCGAAGCAAATCCAAGCTACTGGCGGTTTTGCCCGCTCAGAGCTTTGGAGACAAATGATGGCTGACATTTTCAACCAAGAGGTGACAGTTCCAGAAAGCTTTGAAAGCTCCTGCCTTGGCGCTGTTGTCCTCGGTATGTATGGACTAGGAGAAATAAACGATTTCAGCATTATGAAGGAGCTTGTTGGCAGCACACATGCTCATAAACCAATTCAAGAAAATGTGGAAATTTATGAGGATTTAACACCAATCTTCATTCGCATCTCCAGATTGCTTGATAATGAGTACGAATACATCGCTGATTTCCAGCGCAAATGGGTTAAATAA
- the gnd gene encoding phosphogluconate dehydrogenase (NAD(+)-dependent, decarboxylating) has product MNIGIIGLGKMGFNLAENLLDHNYSVTAFDVNESAVTKISNAGADGVKTITELTASLSSPKIVWVMVPSGKITEDVIAELSGTLGEGDTIIEGGNSHYQDTVRRAAQLKKQGVHYLDVGTSGGTSGARNGACMMIGGDKDIFLQVESLFKDLCVENGYLYTGEAGSGHFLKMVHNGIEYGMMQSIAEGFELLEKSEFDYDHEHVAKVWNNGSVIRSWLMELTQNAFAKDPKLEGIKGVMHSSGEGKWTLETALDLQVAMPVTALSLMMRYRSLEEDTFTGKVVASLRNEFGGHGVEKK; this is encoded by the coding sequence ATGAACATTGGAATAATTGGTCTTGGAAAAATGGGCTTTAACTTAGCAGAGAATCTATTGGATCATAATTATAGTGTAACAGCTTTTGATGTAAATGAAAGCGCTGTTACAAAAATTTCGAATGCAGGTGCTGACGGAGTCAAAACTATAACTGAGTTAACAGCTAGTTTAAGTAGTCCTAAAATTGTGTGGGTAATGGTTCCATCAGGGAAAATAACAGAGGATGTAATAGCAGAGCTAAGTGGTACATTAGGTGAGGGTGATACGATTATCGAAGGCGGAAATTCACACTATCAAGACACCGTGCGCAGAGCAGCACAGCTTAAGAAGCAAGGCGTCCATTATCTTGATGTAGGAACGAGCGGAGGTACAAGCGGTGCTAGAAATGGAGCTTGTATGATGATTGGTGGAGATAAGGACATCTTCTTGCAAGTCGAGAGCCTTTTCAAGGATTTATGTGTGGAGAATGGCTACTTGTATACAGGGGAAGCAGGCAGCGGACATTTTTTGAAGATGGTCCATAATGGCATTGAATATGGCATGATGCAGTCTATAGCAGAAGGGTTTGAATTGCTGGAGAAGAGTGAATTCGATTATGACCATGAGCATGTTGCGAAGGTTTGGAATAATGGCTCTGTTATTCGTTCTTGGCTGATGGAGCTAACACAAAATGCCTTTGCAAAAGACCCGAAATTAGAGGGTATAAAAGGAGTAATGCATTCATCTGGTGAGGGTAAGTGGACGCTTGAGACAGCCTTGGATCTTCAAGTAGCAATGCCTGTTACTGCCTTGTCACTTATGATGCGTTATCGTTCATTGGAGGAGGATACCTTCACAGGTAAAGTAGTTGCCTCACTGCGCAATGAATTTGGTGGCCATGGTGTTGAGAAGAAATAA
- a CDS encoding MurR/RpiR family transcriptional regulator, with protein MAQNCLGKIRSYYARLSEKEKKIADYILENPEKIIHSTINELAEDLNVADATVFRFCKRIGFKGYQAMKIALASEIIEPIQHIHEEINEQDNVATVTEKVFMSNIRTLENTLQLVNGTSIQKAADFLLAAQRVEFYGTGGSAVIAMDAFHKFVRTGIKAFTFIDSHFQLMSASQLSDRDVAVIISHSGTNKDTINILKTARTNGAKTISITGYPKSPIAQHADVALFTSSEETEFRSEALSSRIAQLSLIDALYVNMMILNKDTANKSLKKIRNAISDTRM; from the coding sequence ATGGCACAAAATTGCTTAGGTAAAATCCGCTCCTATTATGCTAGACTTAGTGAAAAAGAAAAAAAGATTGCCGATTATATATTAGAAAACCCTGAAAAAATAATTCATAGTACTATTAATGAGCTAGCAGAGGATTTAAATGTGGCAGATGCAACCGTTTTTCGTTTTTGCAAACGTATTGGATTTAAAGGCTATCAAGCAATGAAAATTGCCCTCGCCTCCGAAATAATTGAACCTATACAGCACATTCATGAAGAAATTAATGAACAGGATAATGTGGCAACCGTGACAGAAAAGGTTTTTATGTCGAATATCCGCACACTAGAAAATACTTTACAGTTAGTCAATGGAACGTCCATCCAAAAAGCCGCAGATTTTTTGCTTGCAGCACAACGGGTAGAATTTTATGGAACTGGTGGATCGGCAGTCATCGCAATGGACGCTTTTCATAAATTCGTGCGAACAGGAATAAAAGCGTTTACATTCATTGACTCCCATTTTCAGCTTATGTCCGCATCTCAGCTGTCCGATCGCGATGTTGCCGTCATAATTTCCCACTCTGGGACGAATAAAGATACTATCAATATATTGAAAACCGCAAGAACAAATGGTGCTAAAACTATAAGCATTACTGGCTATCCTAAATCACCGATAGCTCAGCACGCAGATGTTGCACTGTTCACAAGCTCAGAAGAAACGGAATTTCGGTCTGAGGCACTTTCCTCCCGTATTGCGCAGTTAAGCTTAATTGACGCCCTTTATGTGAATATGATGATATTAAATAAAGACACTGCCAATAAGTCGCTTAAAAAAATCAGAAATGCTATTTCAGACACAAGAATGTAA
- a CDS encoding gluconate:H+ symporter: MDAYLLIITLVSIVLVILGVSLFKWHAFISLTVASLFLAIFSGLSWDKIVSAYETGVGGVLGHLVGILALGTILGKMLSESGAGLQIANFFVRIFGEKKLPWAMFLSGFIIGIPVFFEVGILILLPLVISIQQATKKNILLIALPGIAGLSIVHGLVPPHPGAIAAIGIFDANLGKVLLYSLIIALPAGIVGGPLFAKYIHKRVLPKGEPELVKVEEKDEKSLPSVGISFFAILLPVLLMIIGTAAPYMKFLPAEVMKALAFIGSPLVSLLLAVFFAFYFLGFKQGIGKEKLKKFTEDCILPVGSIVLIIGAGGAFKQVLIDSGVGTTIGNMSESLSLSPLVLAFMIAGLIRIATGSATVALTTAAGIVSPIIAGMSGVNVELLVLATGAGSLMFSHVNDAGFWMVKEYLGLSVEETFKTWTVLETVLSFVAFAGVLILDLFV, translated from the coding sequence ATGGATGCATACTTATTAATAATTACTCTAGTTTCAATCGTCCTTGTTATATTAGGAGTTTCCTTGTTTAAATGGCATGCTTTTATTAGCTTGACAGTAGCAAGTTTATTTTTAGCCATTTTTTCAGGTTTATCGTGGGATAAAATTGTAAGCGCTTATGAGACAGGGGTTGGTGGCGTATTAGGTCACTTAGTCGGAATTTTAGCGCTTGGTACAATACTAGGAAAAATGCTGTCTGAATCTGGGGCAGGATTACAAATTGCTAACTTCTTTGTAAGGATTTTTGGAGAAAAGAAACTGCCATGGGCAATGTTCCTTTCAGGATTTATCATCGGAATACCAGTTTTCTTTGAAGTCGGTATATTAATACTGCTGCCACTTGTTATTTCCATCCAACAAGCGACAAAGAAAAATATATTGTTAATTGCCTTACCAGGGATTGCAGGCTTATCCATTGTGCATGGATTAGTACCTCCACATCCAGGTGCGATTGCCGCAATAGGAATCTTTGATGCAAATTTAGGAAAAGTATTACTGTATTCATTAATTATTGCTCTGCCTGCCGGTATTGTCGGTGGACCGCTGTTTGCAAAATATATTCATAAACGTGTTCTTCCGAAAGGCGAACCAGAATTAGTTAAAGTGGAGGAAAAGGACGAAAAGTCACTGCCAAGTGTTGGTATTTCTTTCTTCGCGATTTTGCTGCCTGTCCTGCTGATGATTATCGGAACTGCTGCGCCATATATGAAGTTTTTACCTGCTGAGGTTATGAAGGCATTGGCATTCATTGGTAGTCCATTAGTATCATTGCTGCTAGCTGTATTCTTTGCATTTTATTTCCTTGGATTCAAACAAGGTATCGGCAAGGAAAAACTGAAAAAATTCACAGAAGATTGTATTCTGCCAGTTGGTTCGATTGTGTTGATTATCGGTGCTGGTGGTGCCTTTAAACAAGTATTGATTGACAGTGGTGTTGGAACAACAATCGGAAATATGTCTGAAAGCTTATCTCTATCACCATTAGTTTTAGCATTTATGATTGCTGGACTTATCCGGATTGCAACAGGATCTGCAACAGTCGCTTTAACGACAGCAGCAGGAATTGTTTCCCCAATTATTGCTGGAATGTCTGGAGTGAACGTGGAGCTGCTTGTATTAGCAACAGGTGCTGGTTCCTTAATGTTTTCTCATGTTAATGATGCAGGCTTCTGGATGGTAAAAGAATACTTAGGTTTGTCAGTAGAGGAAACATTTAAAACCTGGACAGTCCTTGAGACAGTATTATCATTCGTTGCATTTGCAGGAGTATTGATTTTAGACTTGTTTGTATAA
- a CDS encoding manganese catalase family protein, giving the protein MYFYKEDLINVIVPDKPDPAAAKVLQEALGGRFGEMRTMMQFSFQSANFRGKAKQYRDLIRGVFLEELSHVELVQTTINQLLNGSGDIGVGSVGESDAPLHIATENVNPHHYIMGAQASLPVDAAGNPWTGAYVYSHGNLVADLLDNLVLESTGVLQKSRLYEMSSNKTFRETLAFLIVRDNAHQNAFAKALETLGVNWAKLFPVPNYDINKYPECRKYVDLGFHNAQFNFRLDPTRIGEIYQGESPSRNKGELKVIDPPQGYPVPELPDMPNEHSPGLYDLNN; this is encoded by the coding sequence TTGTATTTCTATAAAGAAGATCTAATTAACGTAATCGTTCCTGATAAGCCAGATCCAGCTGCCGCTAAAGTGCTTCAAGAAGCATTAGGAGGCCGATTTGGGGAAATGAGAACGATGATGCAGTTCTCCTTCCAAAGCGCTAACTTCCGTGGAAAAGCAAAGCAATACCGTGACTTAATCCGCGGCGTTTTTCTTGAAGAGCTTAGCCATGTTGAACTTGTTCAAACAACCATTAATCAACTGCTAAATGGTTCTGGCGATATTGGTGTAGGCTCTGTCGGCGAAAGTGATGCACCACTTCATATCGCAACCGAAAATGTGAATCCCCATCATTATATTATGGGTGCACAAGCCTCACTTCCAGTTGACGCGGCTGGAAACCCTTGGACAGGTGCTTATGTATACAGCCATGGCAACTTAGTTGCAGATCTTCTTGATAACTTAGTTCTTGAATCAACAGGTGTTCTACAAAAATCACGCTTATATGAAATGAGTTCTAATAAAACATTCCGTGAAACGTTGGCTTTTTTAATTGTTCGTGACAATGCCCATCAAAATGCATTTGCAAAAGCACTCGAAACATTAGGTGTAAACTGGGCAAAGCTATTCCCTGTTCCAAACTATGATATTAATAAATATCCAGAATGCCGTAAATATGTCGATTTAGGCTTCCATAATGCCCAATTCAACTTCCGTCTTGATCCAACAAGAATTGGTGAAATATACCAAGGTGAATCTCCAAGCAGAAATAAAGGCGAGCTTAAAGTAATTGACCCGCCGCAAGGCTATCCAGTACCTGAGCTTCCTGACATGCCGAATGAGCACAGCCCTGGTTTGTATGATCTAAATAACTGA
- a CDS encoding MarR family winged helix-turn-helix transcriptional regulator, translating to MKDALNNELIRSYAKINKAYYQLLKEDADQMGLTAVQLKALYRVSFQPNISLGELAEKLRLTKSTVSGVIDRLVKQDMIERTTQANDRRAVNLHLTKLGKIKLEALMQTDSVVAQKIKEIMQFPEEDIQKLLELNNKILTILNSKEDLQE from the coding sequence GTGAAAGACGCTTTAAATAATGAGCTGATTCGATCCTACGCAAAAATAAATAAGGCTTACTATCAGCTTCTCAAAGAAGATGCAGATCAAATGGGTTTGACTGCCGTTCAACTTAAAGCATTATATCGGGTTTCTTTTCAACCGAACATAAGCTTAGGAGAGCTTGCTGAAAAATTGCGTTTGACGAAAAGCACAGTCAGCGGTGTTATCGACCGCCTTGTCAAGCAAGATATGATCGAACGGACAACTCAAGCTAATGATCGAAGAGCGGTTAATTTACATCTTACAAAGCTTGGGAAGATCAAATTAGAAGCACTGATGCAAACGGACTCTGTTGTTGCCCAGAAAATTAAAGAAATAATGCAATTCCCTGAAGAGGACATTCAAAAACTGCTAGAATTAAACAACAAAATTTTAACGATACTCAATTCTAAGGAGGACTTACAAGAATGA
- a CDS encoding HlyD family secretion protein, which produces MNARRMILINIILLIVLVGGGFTGYYFYDKSVSYISTDNAQITGQQVSIASPATGKLTAWSGDVGEKFGKNEKIGTVEVTTETGTSKINVNVPANSTVVQSSAVENSFVAAGTSLAKAYDMNNLWVTANVDETDLNDVKVGQDVDLYVDAYPDTTLTGKVESLGLATSSTFSLLPSSNSSGDYTKETQVIPVKVSIDNYGGLDLVPGMNVTVRIHK; this is translated from the coding sequence ATGAACGCAAGACGCATGATACTTATTAACATCATCCTACTTATTGTTTTAGTAGGCGGCGGTTTCACAGGTTATTATTTCTATGATAAATCTGTTTCTTACATCTCAACAGATAATGCCCAAATTACGGGTCAACAAGTGAGCATTGCTTCACCTGCAACAGGTAAATTAACAGCATGGAGCGGTGATGTCGGCGAGAAATTTGGCAAAAATGAAAAAATCGGTACAGTGGAAGTAACAACTGAAACTGGAACATCAAAAATTAATGTTAATGTTCCTGCCAACAGCACTGTTGTTCAATCATCAGCAGTAGAAAATTCTTTTGTTGCAGCAGGTACTTCTTTAGCTAAAGCATATGACATGAATAATCTATGGGTTACAGCAAACGTTGATGAAACAGACTTAAATGACGTAAAGGTTGGCCAAGATGTTGATCTTTATGTAGATGCATACCCAGATACAACTTTAACTGGTAAAGTAGAATCTTTAGGTTTAGCAACATCAAGCACATTCTCATTGCTTCCTAGCAGCAATTCATCAGGCGACTACACTAAAGAAACGCAAGTCATTCCTGTTAAAGTCTCAATTGATAACTATGGTGGTTTAGATTTAGTTCCTGGTATGAACGTAACTGTGCGAATCCATAAGTAG
- a CDS encoding DHA2 family efflux MFS transporter permease subunit — MTIYIASYAVISIILLLTINYLIRKQSRKPKQEKASNINKDEPIQENEISRSSIMQEESPMEEAINETLSKSAITEPALEYVSDPDNAEKHNEEEIPVKEKDIKQQARVDFEGSKGKIIAAVMLGAFVAILNQTLLNVAIPHIMNDLNVSTSTVQWLTTGYMLTNGVFIPITPFLISKLGTRKLLILAMTAFTIGSLVCSVSTGFSMLMIGRVIQAAGAGVIMPLLMTTFLTIFPPEKRGTAMGIMGVAMIFAPAIGPTLSGWLIGHYSWRVLFDLVIPFGIIDLIIATIWMKDVTPRTNPKFDLWGFVTSTIGLGFLLYGFSEAGNDGWDSGVVIGSLTTGVVFLALFVWREFTTETPMLDLRVFKYDIYALTTVVSMVVNMAMFAGMILLPVYLQNIRGFTALDSGLLMLPGAIVMGIMSPIAGKLFDRFGARPLAIIGLVITVLTTWGFTQLTMQTTYGHIMMLYIFRMFGMSFIMMTVMTEGMNQLPMHLTSHGTAASNTARTVAGSIGTAFLVTVMTNRSTFHTANYSNIITSDNPFITEKLGQLGQGFAALAGIPSSSGQALAVSTIYGKAVVQATIDGINDAFIVATGISALALLLAFFIRRSTPRKVK; from the coding sequence ATGACGATATATATCGCAAGCTATGCAGTTATCAGCATTATATTGCTCCTCACCATAAACTACCTGATTAGGAAACAAAGTAGAAAACCAAAACAGGAAAAAGCAAGCAATATAAATAAGGATGAACCTATCCAAGAAAATGAAATTTCCCGTAGCTCCATCATGCAAGAAGAAAGTCCGATGGAGGAAGCAATAAATGAAACATTAAGCAAGTCTGCAATTACAGAACCTGCGTTAGAGTATGTCAGTGATCCAGATAATGCTGAAAAACATAACGAAGAAGAAATACCTGTAAAAGAAAAAGACATTAAACAACAAGCAAGAGTTGATTTTGAAGGCAGTAAAGGAAAAATTATCGCTGCCGTTATGCTAGGTGCATTCGTAGCAATTCTTAACCAAACATTATTGAATGTGGCTATCCCGCATATTATGAACGATTTGAATGTTTCAACAAGTACCGTTCAGTGGTTAACAACTGGCTATATGCTGACAAATGGTGTGTTTATTCCGATCACTCCGTTCTTAATCAGCAAGCTTGGAACGAGAAAGCTACTCATACTCGCTATGACTGCTTTCACCATAGGCTCATTAGTATGTTCTGTCTCAACAGGCTTCAGCATGCTTATGATTGGACGTGTCATCCAGGCAGCTGGTGCTGGTGTTATTATGCCCCTGCTTATGACAACATTCTTGACTATCTTCCCACCTGAAAAACGCGGTACAGCAATGGGGATTATGGGGGTTGCGATGATTTTTGCTCCTGCTATCGGTCCTACACTTTCAGGATGGCTTATTGGTCATTATTCATGGAGAGTACTATTTGATCTTGTTATTCCTTTTGGAATCATTGATTTAATCATTGCTACTATCTGGATGAAGGATGTTACACCACGTACAAATCCAAAATTCGATTTATGGGGCTTTGTCACTTCTACTATCGGATTAGGCTTCTTGCTTTATGGCTTCAGTGAAGCTGGTAATGATGGCTGGGACAGTGGTGTAGTTATTGGTTCTCTTACAACAGGTGTTGTATTCTTAGCTCTGTTCGTTTGGCGTGAATTTACTACCGAAACTCCTATGCTTGATCTAAGGGTTTTCAAGTACGATATTTATGCATTAACTACAGTAGTAAGCATGGTTGTTAACATGGCAATGTTTGCTGGTATGATTCTACTTCCAGTTTACCTGCAAAATATTCGCGGCTTTACTGCCTTGGATTCTGGTTTATTGATGCTTCCAGGAGCTATCGTAATGGGGATTATGTCTCCGATTGCCGGTAAGCTGTTCGACAGGTTCGGTGCAAGACCACTTGCAATCATTGGGTTGGTTATAACTGTATTGACAACATGGGGCTTTACACAATTGACAATGCAAACAACCTACGGACATATCATGATGCTGTATATCTTCCGTATGTTCGGAATGTCCTTCATTATGATGACCGTTATGACAGAGGGTATGAATCAGCTGCCAATGCATTTAACAAGCCATGGTACAGCAGCCTCTAATACGGCTAGAACCGTTGCCGGAAGTATCGGAACAGCATTCCTTGTTACTGTTATGACAAACAGGTCTACATTCCACACTGCTAATTACAGCAATATTATTACTAGCGACAATCCGTTTATTACTGAAAAACTAGGTCAGCTTGGGCAAGGATTCGCAGCATTAGCTGGTATCCCTTCAAGCTCTGGGCAAGCACTCGCTGTTTCCACTATTTATGGAAAAGCAGTTGTGCAGGCAACAATTGACGGAATAAATGATGCCTTTATCGTCGCAACAGGCATCTCAGCACTTGCACTTCTCTTGGCATTCTTCATAAGAAGATCAACACCAAGAAAAGTTAAGTAA
- the fabI gene encoding enoyl-ACP reductase FabI has product MEDLLKIKGKNIVIMGVANERSLAWGVAKSLFKAGANLIFTYRLDRSLSKLTKLLSDNSYDAKLIVQCDVNSDDSIKDAFQEIGAKVGVIHGVVHSVAFAHAEDLKGDFINTSREGYAFAQDTSAYSLIAVAREAKPYMTEGGTVTTMSYLGAERAVSGYNVMGVAKAALESSVKYLALEMGKDNIRVNAISAGAIRTLAAKGVGSFNAILHKIEETSPLKRNVTQDEVGDMTLAMISELSRGVTGEIIYVDSGYNILG; this is encoded by the coding sequence ATGGAAGATTTATTAAAGATAAAAGGCAAAAACATCGTCATCATGGGTGTTGCAAATGAGCGAAGTCTTGCTTGGGGTGTTGCTAAATCCTTGTTTAAGGCTGGTGCAAATTTAATATTTACATACCGACTTGATCGCTCACTTAGTAAATTAACTAAATTATTGTCAGATAATAGTTATGATGCGAAGTTAATTGTTCAATGTGATGTAAACAGCGATGACAGCATTAAAGATGCATTCCAAGAAATTGGTGCAAAAGTAGGCGTGATTCATGGGGTGGTTCATTCTGTGGCATTTGCTCATGCGGAGGACTTAAAAGGAGATTTTATTAATACTTCAAGAGAAGGTTATGCATTTGCACAGGATACGAGTGCGTATTCTTTAATTGCTGTAGCAAGAGAAGCGAAGCCTTACATGACAGAAGGTGGAACTGTTACAACAATGAGCTATCTTGGCGCTGAACGTGCTGTGAGCGGATATAACGTAATGGGTGTTGCTAAAGCTGCACTTGAATCATCTGTGAAGTATTTGGCATTAGAAATGGGTAAAGATAATATCCGTGTTAATGCTATTTCTGCTGGTGCAATTCGCACGCTTGCTGCAAAGGGTGTCGGTTCGTTTAATGCAATTCTTCATAAAATAGAAGAAACATCTCCATTAAAACGAAACGTAACTCAGGATGAGGTCGGCGATATGACATTGGCGATGATCAGTGAACTATCAAGAGGAGTTACAGGCGAAATCATTTATGTAGATTCAGGCTATAACATTCTTGGCTAA
- a CDS encoding spore coat protein — MPNNIEGRGLTDREMLQLCLELEKGRCHSISTVMLETAHEGLRDIYEQAFANASSNQYELFTIMHEKGWYKTEKASIEQISNVQELMQNNLHPDDTFK; from the coding sequence ATGCCAAACAATATCGAAGGACGTGGCCTGACAGACAGGGAAATGCTCCAGCTTTGTTTAGAGCTTGAGAAAGGACGCTGTCACAGTATTAGCACTGTCATGCTAGAAACAGCACACGAGGGGCTCCGTGACATTTATGAGCAGGCCTTTGCAAATGCAAGCTCAAATCAGTACGAGCTTTTTACTATTATGCATGAAAAAGGCTGGTACAAAACAGAAAAAGCTTCTATAGAACAAATCAGTAACGTGCAGGAGCTGATGCAAAATAATTTGCATCCTGATGATACATTTAAATAA